TCGCTCAGCGACTTTCACCCGCGTGAAATTATCAATATGCTGATTATTGCCGACCCGCGCGAAGACCTTGATTGGGCCCGGCGCGAAGGCGAAATGCTGTTCGAGCACCTGGGCGCATTTGTCAGCCCAAAAAAGATTAATCTGACACTCATAGGCGGCAAGACCGTCACGAAGCTGAATATTCTGAACGCCATACTCGACAAAGACATAATCCATTTTGCCGGGCATTTGCATTACAGCGGCAACCCCGACGAAAATGGCTGGCTATTGGCCGATGGCAAGATACTCTATGCGCGCGAATTCAAGATGAGCGGCGCTCAGCCCAAGCTGATCTTCTGCAATTCATGCCTCAGCGCGCGCTCGGGCCAACAGGAGAATGACGCCTCGTGGTATGCGCATTTCGCTGCGGCCTTTATTCGCGCCGGGCGAACCAGCTACGTCGGTACCAACTGGGAACTTCCCGACCGGCAGCCCACGCTTGAATTTACGACGCAGTTTTATGACAATATTTTTCAGGGCAAGAGTCTCGGCGAATCGTTACAGCAGAGCCGCTCGTTTGCGCGTGAACACTTTTCTCTTAATGATCTGACATGGGCTTCTTACCTGCTCATGGGTAACCCGATGCAGACGGTATTCAGGGCTGATTCGCTGCTGCCCGACGTCACGCGTAACATGCTCGACGCCGAAGATGTTATCATGCATTATCCTTTCCCGATTGCTGAGGCCTTTGAAAAGTTCTACCGCATTTTCAGCGCCGAAGAGCAGGCGGGGCAAGCGGGCAGCGAAGCGCGGCTCAAATCACTCTTCTACCTCTTCACGCAGTGCCTGTTCTTTTTGTCGGGTTTGGTGCTGGCGAACTATCGCCTCTTTAACTTTCCCAAGCCGATTGCATTTCCTTTTCCGAATGCTGAGAAGACGCTCGCTGCCATGTTTTCTGCCCTAGGTGCCGTGCGCGCAATTAAGGCGCAGACCCTGGCGGTGAACTTGCTCGAGACGCTCTATATTCACAAAGACAATCTCGAAAAGGTGGCGACTCTGCAGAAGCGCTATCGCTCGGGCGCGTTGCGCGAGGCAGAATTTGAAACCTATGCTATCACGGTACAATATCTGCTCGAATCATTACTGATAGATCTGGATTTTCTGCGCCACTATGGGTTCTATATGATTGTCGAGCCAGGCCATCGCCAGCTGAGTTTTCAAGGTGTAGAGCGGCACCATGCACATCGCGACATTATTCTGCCCACACAGGCGAACGCGATGACGTACACCGAATTGCTCGAAAAAACCTCGTATCTTGTCGGCCGCTGTGTCTTCTATTCGCCGGTGAAAAAAACTTTTCTCGACCTTTCGCCTTTTATGCGCATCAGCGCCGAAGAAGATGGTTCGTACAGTTTTGGCTTTACCAAGGCAGGGGCGGCGGCCGAAACCGCGGCCTCAGGCGCGGCATCTGCAGCGATAGCAAAAAAAGCGCGCAGTCGCCAGACAACCTGACTCTTCAAGGCAGCGACTCGAGCGCCCTGCGCAATCTATTGCCTGCCTCACGAAAGTTTGCCTTCCATTCTGCGCGGGCATCGGGGCCGATGACGTTCGTTACACAGAGCACGGCAGTGAAGTCGATACCGTTATCGCGGCAGAATAGCGCGAGCGAGGCGGCCTCCATATTTTCGACAATCGGGCGCGGGTAAGACGTGGGGATATACCCCAAATCTCGGGCAAACTTTTCTGCGCTGAGACTGAGGCCGTGATTCTGCAAGACGGTCGCTGCCGGTAAATTCATTGGCGGCAGTGCACGCCGGGTTTCGCCGCAGTGCGCCATAAATTCGGGCAGCTCTTCATGCGCTATCGAAGGGTATGCAAAGTGCTGGCAGGCAAAAACCTTAAGCACCTCGTTTCGATCTAACGAGCCACAACTGCCCGCGAGCACGACGCGCGCCGGTTTGTTCTGGGCAACCAGCGCAGAAAATTGCGCCAGAGATTTGAACTGGCCGACGCCCAGCGCGTGTGTTTGAAATCCTGCTTTTGAAAAACTGGCAAAACCGGGAATTTCTTTCTCGTGCGCAACACAGAGCCAAAGCATTAGGTTTTATCTTTGAGATAGTTGTCGATGATCAGGTGCACGAAGTAGATGACTGGGGTGACGGCGACGGCGATCAGCAGTTTGTAAAAATAGTTTGAGGTGGCGACCGCGATAAATTCGCTGTAGGTCCACTTGCCGGGCAAAACGAAGGCGATGTAGAGTACAATAAACGTATCAACGAGCTGGCTGACAACCGTGCTGCCGGTTGCGCGCAGCCAAAGGTGCCGGTGGCCTGTGCGCAGTTTTAACTGGTGAAAAACGAAAAAATCGAGAAACTGCCCGACCGCAAATGCCACGAGTGAACCGATGATAATGCTCTGGCCGGTGCCGAAGACGACGTTAAAGTTTTCGTCGCTGATCGCCGAAAACGACGCTGCATGCGTATTGCCCATAAAATAAAGCGCAACGAATACATACGAAATGAGCACGATCGTCAGCAATGTGACGCGGCGCACACCGGCCATGCCGTAATATTCATTTATCACGTCGGTCATGATGAAGACGACCGGCCATACGAGTACGCCGACCGATAGGTTCGCGACCGTGCTCTGCCAGAAGAGCATCGCCGGAATCTGGAACGTGAAGATTTTGCCGCCGACCATCTCGGCGAGAATCGCATTCGTGACAAAGAAGCCCGCGAGCGTAATGTAGAGCTTCTCTTTGCGACTCATATTTACTCGCTTTATGAATTTGACACACCCGTCAAAGAAAAAATCGTGAACAATGGTCGACAAAAAACAGCAGCGTAAAATTCTGATCGGCAAGCTCATTCACCTGAGCATCATTATGGCTGTTGCAACCGTTCTGGGTGTTTTTGCCCTGAAAATCATACTTTCTCACTATAAGCTCGAGCATAAACCGATGGAGCTTGGCGGCGAAGCGAAGGGCTTTAGAACCCATTCGCGCTCGGGTACGTACATGAAGCTCGCCAACCTGCATTTTCGCCTGACCGACGAGATCAATATGCAGGTGAAAGAATTGATCGGCGAAGCGATACCCAAAGCAAAGGGCGGGGTCGTCAATTTCGACGATGTGAATTCATTTCGCATCGACATTCTCTCAGGTGAAGCCTTCGTGCGCACGGGCGTCATGGAATTCATCTTCAACAACAATGTCTTCAACTACGATGGTTCGCCCCTCAAAAACATGAAGATGGAGTTTTTCGACGACGACGAGGGCGGTAAAATGGTGAAAAAGTTACGCCTCACCGGTGACATGAAACTCGTCGTCTGGCTGGGTTTTGAGATGATCGGCAAGATGTATCTTGACCGGGAAAAGACGCTCATGGTGATCGAGGCAGAGCGCATTCGCTCGCTCGGCAACCCGTACACGAAGACGCTGCTCGATGCCGTCGGCCTCAACATGGAAAAGCTGCTGCCCGTACCCTCTGGCCGAGGTATCACCATGTCGGGTAACAAGATTATCGTTGAGCCGTTCAAGATATTTCCCCCGCCGCAGATCGGCGGATTCATCAGCGACATGAGGGTGCAGAACGACGGCCTGCAGCTCTTCTTTTCGAGCAAGACCAAGGTGAATTTTCCGCCATTGCCGGTCAAAGACGTTAAAAACTATCTTTATCTCTACCAGGGTGACGTAAAATTCGGTAAACTCATGATGATCGACGCGCGTCTGCAGATGGTCGATGCGACGCAAAAAAGCGATTTTGACTTTTATCTGAAAAAGTACCAGTTGCCTTTGGCGCTCGGTTCTTCGAAAATCATGCGCGATGGGTCGGTTGTGGCAACGATACCCGACTACCGCGACGCAATCAAGTAGTGTCACGAAAGGTATTGGTCGCATCGCTTGCGGCGGCGCTCATCGCAGCGAGCTGTCGCAAGAAAATCGAAATTTTGCCAGAAGAGGCGAAGCAAGTGACGCGCACTGACAGCACCGAGAAAGTCGACGACATGCAAGTCAAGAAGCGTGAATACCAGTTCTACCTTCACGGCAGACAATTCGTCTGCGAAGGGCGTACTTTTGAAAGTGAAGAGCACGCCTCACGCGCAGCCAAAACCAGCATTGCCGAAAGACCAGCAGAGCGGCTCGCGACCGAAACGGCAATTTATGCGGCGAGCGGTCGGTCAGTGTGGCTGAAGACCCGGCGTGAACTCGTGTGGTGTATGCTCGCGAGCGGCAAGGCAGACGAAATTGAGGCCGCGCTGGGCCCACTGCGCCAACTATTTAAACAGAAATTTCAGCAGGACGCAGGTTAAGGAGATATCGATGCGCGTATTTATTGTCGGGGCGGGAGCAGTTTCAGGCGGAGCGGCTATCGCAGCAGCCAAAGCAGCGGGGGCTGAGATTATCACCACGACGAGTCGCAGCGAAGACATCAGCGGCGCCGATCATACAATTCACGGCATAGACCTTGAGAATGCCGGCGCCGTCGACAAAATGCTCGCCGATGAAAAGCTGCGCGCGAAACCTGTCGATTACGTCATCTATATTCCCGCACGCGGTTCAGTCGGTATGGATGTCACCGAGTCGACAGCCGAGATGATCATGCCGAGCCTGGAATATTCTGTGATTCCTTACCTGAAACTCAGCAAAGCGCTGAAGCCCAAGAAGACGATTGCGCTTTCGGGCTTTATGGCGCTGCCGACCCTCACGCGCATCTACGGCGCCATGACCTTTACGAAAATCGCGATGGAAGAGCTGGCTATCCGCAACCCCGACAAGCTGCAGATTATTCGCATCGGTATGTTTCTCAGCAATTCTGTGCGCGGCATCGCGATTCTCGCGCAGCGCCGGTTCAACAAAGAGCCCGGCTTTCAGCCTGAGTGGCGCGCCGAATGGAAGGCCTCGGGAAAGAAATTTCCGCAATTTTTCTATGACATGAATTACCAGAACGAAGAGAATATATACAAGGCGCACAGCAACGGCGTGCCCTTCAGGCCGACCCTGCCCGAAGACATCAGCAAAGGTTTTGGCATGGTGTTCGCCGGCGAACAGGCGCCGATCATCAACGTTCTCGGCCCCTGGCTCTGGACAGAAAACAAGATGCCTGAGCTGCCGCGAGAAATCACTTCGCGCGCCCACCTGATACCTGAATCGATCTACAAAATGCTATAACCGCTTGACAGGTGCGTCAGGTGCCTAATGGGGATTTATGAAGTACCTGATCGCCGTCACCCTGCTGGCAGCCATAACGCATTGTCACGATGCGGCGTTGCCCACTGACGGCATCATCGGCCGCGTGAACGGAAGCGCGCTCATTGAGCACATCGAAGCCGACGGTTCGAAAAAAACGCGCGCAGCCCGCACCGGTGAAAAAATCTATGCGGGCGATACCATCGTGACGGCTGACCAGAGCACGGTGATCTTTCACGTGACCGGCGCCAAAATAGAAGTGCAGCAGAACACCCGGTTCGTTTATGAAAGAACGGGCGACGATAAACAGGTCTATCTGCAATCAGGCAATGCCTGGACGATGGTCGAGCCGCTTACAGGCAACCGCAAATTTTCACTTAGAACTCCGAATTCTGTCGCCGCGGTGCGCGGTACCAAATTTTTCACTTTCACCGATGGTCGTAACACCGGCACCTGCCACTGCGAAGGCAAAATTGCTTTTAAGAATACAACCTCTGGCAAAGAAGAGGTGAATGACCGGGATTACATTATGTACTATCGCGAAGGTAAAGCGGTAAAGGTCTTGATTGAAGATTTGAAGAAGTTGGGTCTGCCACTGGGGCATAACCACTCATCGCTCAGCGACAGCGAGCTCGGCAAAAAAGTCAATCTCACCCCTGCGCAGATGCAGAAGATGCAGGCTTTCGTCGACCAGAAATTCGCCGCGCTCAGGTAATGAACGCAGACGTCACACGTGCGAAGATTGAATCGGCGTTAGCGCCATTGCATGAGCGATATGCGTTTGCGCGGGCCCTTTTTATAGAAACCTCGGGGCTGAGCGTCAGCAGCAATCTGAACCAGACCTTTGTTGAACCACTGTCTGCCCAGCGCGGTATCGTCGTGAGTATTTTGCACAACGGCCTCATCTATGAAGCCTCATCGGTTGTGCACAGTGTTTCAGACATTAGCAAAACGATCGAAGGGTTAGAGCGAACAGTCAGGGCAAGTAAGCTCAAGGGCACGTTGGCGTTGCATGCCGAAGCGCCGGCTACCCTGAGCGCGGGTGGGCCATCGCCCGATGAACTGAGCGAGGCAGACAAAGCCAAATTCGCTGCGCGCATCGCACGCGAAATCAAGGCGCGTAAACCTCTCGTCGCAATGGCATCGGCGCGATACAAACAGACGAACACCCGCGAAATTTACGTGAGCCGTGAAAAATCACTCGAGCAATACCTGCCGCGCTTTGAGGCAATCTACTCCGCTGTACTGAAAGACGATACCACGAACTCAACCGCTCAGATTTATGATGGGTTCAGCCGTCGGGGTTCGTGGAACCTCATGGGTGAAAATCTCGAACTGATCGACGGCATGCTGCACGATGGTGAAAAAATTCTCGGCGCACCCCGCCTCGAACCGGGCCAATACGAGTGTATCTTCTCGCCGTCGCTTTCGGGCATGCTCGCGCACGAGGCGTTCGGGCATGGCACCGAAGCCGATACCATGCAAAAAGGCAGGGCGCGCGGCACAGAATATCTCGGCAAGGCAGTTGCAGCACCGGGTGTGCGTCTCTATGATTCTCCGCTGCTCGAAACGGCTGCAGCCAGCTATTATTTCGATCACGAGGGCATGCCTGCTTCTGAAACGCGCATCGTCGAAGGGGGAGTTCTCAATCAGCCGATGACCGACCACGCAAGCGCATCGCGGCTCGGCTACCCAAGGTCACCCAATGGCCGCCGCGAAAGCTTCGATCATAAGATTTATTCTCGCATGACGAACACCTACTTTATGCCCGGCGAAGATTCGCTCGATGCGATGATCGCTTCGGTTGCCGACGGCTATTTCGTCGATCGTGCCACGAACGGTATGGAAGACCCGAAAAGCTGGGGTATTCAGCTCGAAGCGCTTGTCGCGCGCCGAATTCGTCACGGCAAACTGACAGACGAGTATTTCTCGCCCGTAATTGTTACGGGTTATGTACCTGAAATTCTGCAATCCATCTCCATGATCTCGCGAGACCTGCACATCAACGGCCTCGGTATGTGCGGCAAAGGTTACAAAGAATGGGTCAAGGTCACCGATGGTGGCCCTTATTTGAAATTACGCGCCCGGCTCGCCTGAGGCTGCCTGCTGGTTCTGTCTGAGCCAGGCGTCTGCAGTGAGCTTTTCGTTAATGCCCTTCGGCAGCGCGGCCGCAAGCCTGCACTTGCCATATTTACCCGGGTCGATCATGACTCCCGGTCGACCCGGAAACCGCGTCGCCTGCAGCACCTCAAGCGGAAACTGCGAATCGTAGTGTTCGCAAGCGGTCACGTGGCGATGACACATAATTTGCGTGCAGCGCGGCGTCGGGTAGGCAATTGCCGAGGGTTTTTTCGGGCAGCGGTTTTCAACTACACCAATTTCATAACCATAGTGCAGTGTGGCGAAAAGCTTTTCCCAAAGCCTTGCGGCGATTTTCTTGAATTGCGGATGAAATCTCCCCTGACCGAAGGCCCGGCCGAGGTCGTAGAACAGCAATTCGGCTGAATTCATCTTTTCGTCTTTTTTGTACTGCGACCTCAGCTGCACAAAAATATACTCCGCGAGTGCAAGCGCTTCACCGGCAATCGCCTGCGCAGATAGCTGCGAATCGGTTTCGGGTTCATACGGTGCCGACGTGCGGTGGTGGTGCTCGATGATGTCGGTCACCTCGGCAGGCAAATCAGGAACAAGTTGCCTCGTCAGGGCAGCGCTTCGACCCGCATGCGCGCTCTCGCTGATTTTTTCGATATCGTTCAGCAGAAAATCGTCATCGTCTGCGAGCGCGATGTCATGCAACAAACCGCCGATCATTGCGTTGCGCACAATCTCACGCGTGAGCGTGCCGCTGCCTGCATGCTTGCAGTACTGCTCGGCGAGCCCCGCTGCAACGAGCGCGACCTCGCCGAGATGCGGCAGAATCGGGTCTTCTGATTTATCAAGCTTCAAGACGACGGGCAATATGTCGCGACGGCCAACGACGCTCGCGAGCATGCCGCGAATATTGATCTGCGAGGCATCGGCGAGCGCCTGCGCCACGTGAAAGCGACCCGGTTCGAGACAGCGCAGCAGCGTGCGGCAGACGCGATCGCGCAGTGCATTGTGCAGGGTCGCGGTATCTGCGATCAGTATATTTTCGTTGAGATTACCGCGGTCAAAAAACTGCTGCAGGCTCTTTTGCAGAGTGGCCCGCATATGCACGCCCTTTTGCACCAACGCTGCGCCGGCCGCGTCGAGCACGGGTTCTGCAAATTCCATTTGCACATCGTCGCCGACATATGCCACAAACTGTAAGAATTCTTTGAAACTTGTAAACTGGAAAGTCGCACCGGAGGCGGGGGTAGTCTCAGCGCCGGCATCACCCGCAGGGCCGCTGTCGACGTTGTCTTCGGGCTTCAGTGTCAAGGTGCCGCCTAAACTTTAAGCGTGTTCTCTTGCCTGCCCGCAAGCATGCCGCAGGCGCCGTCGATGTCTTTTGCGGGCGATTTGCGGTTCACCGCAACTATACCGCGCGACACAAGCGCCTGCCAGAATTCAATTATCTTATCGTCAGAGGGGCGG
The sequence above is a segment of the Turneriella parva DSM 21527 genome. Coding sequences within it:
- a CDS encoding CHAT domain-containing protein — encoded protein: MLTSIIIDRVGNTNVFNIVQDGGVGNPALKANERLQSIIDDDLIGEYLEELGRIANISRSLSSLPRGSEESQALIFQHLNLSHKLREIGEALFKQFFPLPLQEFIRDSQQSYLYFHVDAALASLPLEILHDGSAFLWEKFFVGKAIKGQDISLSDFHPREIINMLIIADPREDLDWARREGEMLFEHLGAFVSPKKINLTLIGGKTVTKLNILNAILDKDIIHFAGHLHYSGNPDENGWLLADGKILYAREFKMSGAQPKLIFCNSCLSARSGQQENDASWYAHFAAAFIRAGRTSYVGTNWELPDRQPTLEFTTQFYDNIFQGKSLGESLQQSRSFAREHFSLNDLTWASYLLMGNPMQTVFRADSLLPDVTRNMLDAEDVIMHYPFPIAEAFEKFYRIFSAEEQAGQAGSEARLKSLFYLFTQCLFFLSGLVLANYRLFNFPKPIAFPFPNAEKTLAAMFSALGAVRAIKAQTLAVNLLETLYIHKDNLEKVATLQKRYRSGALREAEFETYAITVQYLLESLLIDLDFLRHYGFYMIVEPGHRQLSFQGVERHHAHRDIILPTQANAMTYTELLEKTSYLVGRCVFYSPVKKTFLDLSPFMRISAEEDGSYSFGFTKAGAAAETAASGAASAAIAKKARSRQTT
- a CDS encoding purine or other phosphorylase family 1, with amino-acid sequence MLWLCVAHEKEIPGFASFSKAGFQTHALGVGQFKSLAQFSALVAQNKPARVVLAGSCGSLDRNEVLKVFACQHFAYPSIAHEELPEFMAHCGETRRALPPMNLPAATVLQNHGLSLSAEKFARDLGYIPTSYPRPIVENMEAASLALFCRDNGIDFTAVLCVTNVIGPDARAEWKANFREAGNRLRRALESLP
- a CDS encoding queuosine precursor transporter — protein: MSRKEKLYITLAGFFVTNAILAEMVGGKIFTFQIPAMLFWQSTVANLSVGVLVWPVVFIMTDVINEYYGMAGVRRVTLLTIVLISYVFVALYFMGNTHAASFSAISDENFNVVFGTGQSIIIGSLVAFAVGQFLDFFVFHQLKLRTGHRHLWLRATGSTVVSQLVDTFIVLYIAFVLPGKWTYSEFIAVATSNYFYKLLIAVAVTPVIYFVHLIIDNYLKDKT
- a CDS encoding FecR family protein → MKYLIAVTLLAAITHCHDAALPTDGIIGRVNGSALIEHIEADGSKKTRAARTGEKIYAGDTIVTADQSTVIFHVTGAKIEVQQNTRFVYERTGDDKQVYLQSGNAWTMVEPLTGNRKFSLRTPNSVAAVRGTKFFTFTDGRNTGTCHCEGKIAFKNTTSGKEEVNDRDYIMYYREGKAVKVLIEDLKKLGLPLGHNHSSLSDSELGKKVNLTPAQMQKMQAFVDQKFAALR
- a CDS encoding TldD/PmbA family protein; translated protein: MNADVTRAKIESALAPLHERYAFARALFIETSGLSVSSNLNQTFVEPLSAQRGIVVSILHNGLIYEASSVVHSVSDISKTIEGLERTVRASKLKGTLALHAEAPATLSAGGPSPDELSEADKAKFAARIAREIKARKPLVAMASARYKQTNTREIYVSREKSLEQYLPRFEAIYSAVLKDDTTNSTAQIYDGFSRRGSWNLMGENLELIDGMLHDGEKILGAPRLEPGQYECIFSPSLSGMLAHEAFGHGTEADTMQKGRARGTEYLGKAVAAPGVRLYDSPLLETAAASYYFDHEGMPASETRIVEGGVLNQPMTDHASASRLGYPRSPNGRRESFDHKIYSRMTNTYFMPGEDSLDAMIASVADGYFVDRATNGMEDPKSWGIQLEALVARRIRHGKLTDEYFSPVIVTGYVPEILQSISMISRDLHINGLGMCGKGYKEWVKVTDGGPYLKLRARLA
- a CDS encoding HD domain-containing protein; amino-acid sequence: MTLKPEDNVDSGPAGDAGAETTPASGATFQFTSFKEFLQFVAYVGDDVQMEFAEPVLDAAGAALVQKGVHMRATLQKSLQQFFDRGNLNENILIADTATLHNALRDRVCRTLLRCLEPGRFHVAQALADASQINIRGMLASVVGRRDILPVVLKLDKSEDPILPHLGEVALVAAGLAEQYCKHAGSGTLTREIVRNAMIGGLLHDIALADDDDFLLNDIEKISESAHAGRSAALTRQLVPDLPAEVTDIIEHHHRTSAPYEPETDSQLSAQAIAGEALALAEYIFVQLRSQYKKDEKMNSAELLFYDLGRAFGQGRFHPQFKKIAARLWEKLFATLHYGYEIGVVENRCPKKPSAIAYPTPRCTQIMCHRHVTACEHYDSQFPLEVLQATRFPGRPGVMIDPGKYGKCRLAAALPKGINEKLTADAWLRQNQQAASGEPGA